CACGGAACCGCAGTACGTAACCCGCCCCGACAAGAACAACCCCGTACCGGCCAACTTCACCCAAACCGAATCGACGGAGGTGTACTTGCCGGCTGGCACAAGCTGGGTGGATTTCTGGACCGGTCGCCGCCATACGGGCGGGCAAACTGTGCAGCGCGAAACACCTATCGACGTGATGCCGCTTTACGTGCGGGCTGGCTCGGTGCTGCCCCTAGGCCCCAAGCAGCAGTACACAGGCGAGAAGGACGGGGCGCCGCTGGAAATCCGGGTGTATCCGGGGGCCGACGGTAGCTTCACGCTGTATGAGGACGAAAACGACAACTACAACTACGAGAAAGGGGCTTACGCCACCACTGAGCTGCGCTGGAACGACAAAGCCCGTCAGCTAACCTTGACCGACCGCCGCGGTACTTTCTCCGGAATGCCTGCCACGCGCACCTTCCGCGTCATCGTGGTGGATGAGCAGCACGGCACGGGTCTCGGTGACGAGCAAGCGCCGGCCAAGGAAGTGCAGTATACCGGCAAGAAGCTGACGGTGAAGCTGTAACGAGCAGCTGCTGCTTCCTACTGACCTTAGGTCGCGGCCGCACCGCAGATCAGGAATGCAGAATACAGACTCAACCAAGCAATTAATTAACTGAAGTAGTCAAGATGATAGGGATGAAAACAGGCTGGGCACTGCTGTTGAGCTGCCAGCTACTATCCGTCGCCGCGTGGGCCCAGGAAGCTAGGGTACCGGTGGTGCGCCAAAACATACCGCTAGATTCCATCCGCTTGAGTGACCCGTTCATCCTGGCCGACGCCAAGACCAAGCAGTACTACATGACCGGCACGGGCGGCCTGCTCTGGAAAAGCCCCGATATGAAGCGTTGGTCGGGGCCTTACGTGGTGGCTCAGCCTGACCCGGCCTCCTGGATGGGCCCAAAGCCGATGATCTGGGCCGCAGAGATTCACCCTTACCACGGCAAGTACTACTACTTCGCCACGTTCACCAACCGGGCTGTCAAGATTGATACGGTGCAGGGCAACGCCATTGAGCGCCGGGCCTGCCACCTGCTGGTCAGCAATCAACCCGATGGCCCCTTCGTACCCGTTCCGAACGGCGATGCGACCTACCTGCCCGCCAACAAACCAACCCTCGACGGCACGCTGTGGGTGGATAAGGACGGCAAACCCTACCTCGTGTACTGCTACGAGTGGCTACAGAACCTGAACGGGACCATCGAGAAGATTGCACTGAAGCCGGACCTAAGCGGTACGGTGGGAGAAAGCAAATTGATGTTTCGCGCCAGCGACTCGCCCTGGAGCCGGGAAAAAGACAAGAATGGCCAGGACAAGCCCAACAAAGTAACCGATGGCCCCTACCTGTTCCGCACCAAGACCGGCCGGCTCGGCATGATCTGGACTAGCTGGATCTACGACGTGTACACCCAGGGCGTAGCCTACTCCACCAGCGGTACCCTCGATGGGCCGTGGGTGCAAGAGAAAGACCCCATCACCCCGCCCAACTACGGCCACGGCATGCTGTTCCGCGCCCTGAGCGGCAAGCTGCTGATGGCCGCCCACAGCCACCAAGATA
This Hymenobacter sp. GOD-10R DNA region includes the following protein-coding sequences:
- a CDS encoding glycoside hydrolase family 43 protein; protein product: MKTGWALLLSCQLLSVAAWAQEARVPVVRQNIPLDSIRLSDPFILADAKTKQYYMTGTGGLLWKSPDMKRWSGPYVVAQPDPASWMGPKPMIWAAEIHPYHGKYYYFATFTNRAVKIDTVQGNAIERRACHLLVSNQPDGPFVPVPNGDATYLPANKPTLDGTLWVDKDGKPYLVYCYEWLQNLNGTIEKIALKPDLSGTVGESKLMFRASDSPWSREKDKNGQDKPNKVTDGPYLFRTKTGRLGMIWTSWIYDVYTQGVAYSTSGTLDGPWVQEKDPITPPNYGHGMLFRALSGKLLMAAHSHQDIQGRYHRVPHLFEVDMSGNKLVIGKPYQP